Proteins encoded by one window of Culicoides brevitarsis isolate CSIRO-B50_1 chromosome 2, AGI_CSIRO_Cbre_v1, whole genome shotgun sequence:
- the LOC134832009 gene encoding uncharacterized protein LOC134832009: MKFILAALFVVAFAGVHSQPPTPSPQIIKIVTDCMEANSLTLSPHEIHDILDFHCTEAELTAPKKCFVKCFAERTFVLDAAGKPNSTTLKGADLPECFDKAKMTDAVIAECGAKTGATPCDVGYEAGKCLVEKAGVPHEEH, encoded by the exons ATGAAATTCATCTTAGCAGCACTTTTTGTCGTCGCTTTTGCTGGCGTTCATTCg caaCCTCCAACTCCAAGCCcgcaaatcatcaaaattgtcACGGATTGCATGGAAGCCAATTCCCTCACTTTGTCGCCCCATGAAATTCATGACATTTTGGACTTCCATTGTACCGAAGCCGAACTTACTGCACCCAAGAAATGTTTCGTCAAGTGTTTCGCTGAACGTACTTTCGTGTTGGATGCTGCGGGAAAACCTAACTCGACGACATTGAAGGGGGCCGATTTGCCTGAATGTTTTGACAAAGCAAAGATGACAGATGCCGTTATTGCTGAGTGTGGAGCTAAAACTGGAGCTACGCCATGCGATGTCGGATACGAAGCTGGAAAATGTTTGGTTGAGAAAGCAGGAGTTCCGCATGAAGAACactaa